Below is a window of Streptomyces genisteinicus DNA.
CCGTGAACCGGGCCGTGAGCGGGCCGACGACGACCAGGATGAGGACGTACGCCGTGGCCAGCGGGCCCATCATCGGCTCGATGCCCGCGGAGACCGCGAGCCCCGCGATGACGATGGAGAACTCGCCCCGGGCGACCAGCGTGCCGCCCGCGCGCCAGCGGCCCTTCGGGCCCACCCCCGCGCGTTTCGCCGCCCAGTACCCGGTCGCGATCTTCGTGAGGGCCGTGACGACCGCGAGCGCCAGGGCGGGCAGCAGCACCGGAGGAATGCTGGACGGGTCCGTGTGCAGGCCGAAGAAGACGAAGAACACGGCGGCGAACAGGTCCCGCAGCGGGCTCAGCAGCGTGTGCGCGCCCTCGGCCACCTCGCCGGACAGCGCGATGCCGACGAGGAACGCGCCGACGGCGGCCGAGACCTGGAGCTGCTGGGCGATGCCGGCCACCAGCAGCGTGAGGCCGAGGACGACGAGGAGCAGCTTCTCGGGGTCGTCACTGCTCACGAACCGCGAGATGAGGCGTCCGTACCGCACGGCGACGAAGAGCACCAGGCCCGCGACGCCCAGGGCGATCGCGAGCGTGACGCTGCCGGCCGCCAGCCCGACACCGGCCAGCAGGGCCGTGATGATGGGCAGGTAGACGGCCATGGCGAGGTCCTCGAGGACCAGCACGCTCAGGATCACCGGTGTCTCGCGGTTGCCGAGGCGTCCGAGGTCGCCCATCACCTTGGCGATCACCCCGGACGAGGAGATCCAGGTGACGCCCGCGAGGACGACGGCGGCCACCGGCCCCCAGCCCATCAGGAACGCGGCGATCGCGCCCGGCACGGCGTTCAGGGTGAAGTCGACGAGTCCGGCCGGGTACTGGGTCTTCAGGTTGGAGACCAGGTCGCTGGCGGTGTACTCGAGGCCGAGCATCAGCAGCAGGAGGATGACGCCGATCTCCGCGCCGATCGCGACGAACTCCTCGCTGGCGCCGAGGGGCAGCAGGCCTCCTTCACCGAAGGCGAGGCCGGCGAGCAGGTACAGCGGGATGGGCGAGAAACGCAGCCGTCCGGCGAACCGTCCCAGCAGCCCGAGGCCGAGGATGATCGCGCCGAACTCGATCAGGAAGACAGCAGAGTGCACCGCTCACTCCCGTCCGAGTATCGCCGCGGCGCCGTCGACGCCCTCGCGGGTGCCGACGACGATGAGGGTGTCGCCGCCGGCGAGGCGGAAGTCCGGGCCCGGGGAGGGGACGGCGTCGGCCCTGCGCAGCACGGCGACGACGGACGCGCCGGTCTCGGTGCGCAACCGCAGGTCGCCCATGACGCGCCCGTTCCACATCGAGGCGGCGGACAGCTCGATCC
It encodes the following:
- a CDS encoding cation:proton antiporter; the protein is MHSAVFLIEFGAIILGLGLLGRFAGRLRFSPIPLYLLAGLAFGEGGLLPLGASEEFVAIGAEIGVILLLLMLGLEYTASDLVSNLKTQYPAGLVDFTLNAVPGAIAAFLMGWGPVAAVVLAGVTWISSSGVIAKVMGDLGRLGNRETPVILSVLVLEDLAMAVYLPIITALLAGVGLAAGSVTLAIALGVAGLVLFVAVRYGRLISRFVSSDDPEKLLLVVLGLTLLVAGIAQQLQVSAAVGAFLVGIALSGEVAEGAHTLLSPLRDLFAAVFFVFFGLHTDPSSIPPVLLPALALAVVTALTKIATGYWAAKRAGVGPKGRWRAGGTLVARGEFSIVIAGLAVSAGIEPMMGPLATAYVLILVVVGPLTARFTEPVALRVMALRAARTPAPAGTPERIEAKVDARD